The genomic segment CCTGAAGGTGACGGCTCCGGTGCATTATGACGGGCTGGGCTTTGACTACAAGTGGGATATGGGCTGGATGAACGATACGCTGGATTTTTTCCGGATGCCGCCTGCTCAGCGCTGTTCCAGATATCACCAGCTTTCCTTTTCCATGATGTATTTCAGCAGCGAGTTGTATTTACTCCCCTTCTCCCACGATGAGGTGGTGCATGGAAAAGCCACCATCATGCAGAAAATGTGGGGGAATTATCAGGTGAAGTTTCCCCAGTGCCGGGCACTTTACGCCTACATGTTTACCCATCCGGGCAAAAAACTCAACTTCATGGGCAATGAGATCGGGCATTTCCGGGAGTGGGACGAAAAGGTGGAGGTGGACTGGTTCCTGCAAAAATACCCGCTCCACGATTCCTTCCACCAGTATTTCCGCCGGTTGTGCCAGCTGTATCAGACCATGCCGGCGCTGTACATGAATGAGTACGATCCCACCGCATTCTCCTGGCTGGAAGTGGATGCACCGGAGGCGTGTGTATATGCCTACCGCCGGAGCGCCAATGGGCAGACTGTGATCACTGTGCTGAATCTGTCCGACCGAAGCTATGCCCCCTTCTATGTGGGTGTGGATGCCCCCTGCGCTATGCGGGAAGTGCTGAACAGCGACGCTTTTTGCTGGAGCGGTGAGGGTATGGTGAATGAGGGCGTTATCACAACGGAGAAGAAAGCCCATAAAGGGCGGAGCTATCGGTTTGCTGTGAAGCTGGCACCCTTTTCTGCGTCCATTCTGGAAGTGATCCCGCCCAAACAGTCACAGGTGAAGACAAAAAAATAGACATTGCTGCGAACATCCGGAGAAATTCTCCGGATGTTTCTTTTTGGGGCTTGACAAATCATGCAGAGTATGCTATGATTCTATCAGTAAGCATATGCTAACTTGTCACAGAAGTTGGATCTGCTTTTTCAAACCATGCACGTTAGCTTATGCTAACTGAAAGGAGGGTGCATATGTCCAAACAGGAGTGCCGGCAATTTGAGCAAAAGCTTGCCTACCATACAGCCCCGTCCCTGCTGGGAATCAAATGCGCAAATCTGGTTTCCCTGCGGTTGGATCAATTTGATGTGGCAGGGCAAAGCGCCCGATTTAATCGCAAGGCAGTGAGCCGTGGACTGAAGATCCGGCTGATGTGCCGCTGTCAGCGGTGCATGCTGGTTCTGGTTTATAACGAGAAGCTGCTGTCGGCAAGTCTGGCGGATCCCTGCCGCCGAAGAATCCTTGCACGATATGGCTATGCCCCTGAACCGGATCTCCAACGGGATCTGGATCGGCTTGCCCAGCGCATGGGGCAGGCGGTTGAATTTCCCCACGAGATCGGCATCTTTCTGGGGTATCCCACGGAGGATGTGGAAGGGTTCATTGCCCACAAGGGGGAGCATTACAAGCTGTGCGGCAGTTGGAAGGTATACGGGGATCCGGAACAGGCCCAGCGCAGCTTTCGGAATTATGAGCGGTGCAGGAAATTCCTGTGCAATAAGCTAAACCAGGGCGTGGACATTTATCGCGCACTGAAGATTTCTTAGGAGGTTTCATATGAAGACAGCAGTGATTTATTGGAGCGGAACCGGCAACACAGAACAGATGGCCATGGCTGTGGCTGAGGGCGCAGGTGCTGACCTGTTTAAGGTATCGGAGTTTACCGGCAAGATCGCTGATTATGATCGGATCGCATTGGGCTGCCCGGCAATGGGCGCTGAGGAACTGGAGGAAACCGAGTTTGAGCCCTTTTTCGCCTCCATCGAAGGTGAACTGAGCGGCAAGACCGTGGGTCTGTTCGGCTCCTATGGCTGGGGTGATGGAGAGTGGATGCGTTCCTGGGTGGATCGTGCGACTGGGGCAGGCGCTACGGTGCTGGATGGGGAAGGACTCATGGCAAATGAAGCGCCCTCCGACGAGGATCTGGAAAAGTGCAAGGCGTTTGGCGCAAGGCTTGCCCAGTAAGTGCCATAAGATTTCACAGAAAAGCCTGCTTTTATGCGGGCTTTTCTGTTTATGTGGATGAAAAACCAGTCAGGGCTTGACAGATGCTTTCTTTTGGAGTATGCTATTTGTAGTTAGCTAAAGCTAACCAATTGGAAGGAGGGGTATTATGTTCCTTGAAATCCGTGGAATCAAAAAGCATTTTGGCGAGGGCGAAAGCCGGGTGGAGGTACTCAAAGGCATCGACCTGGAAATTGCGAAGGGGGAGATTTGTGTTCTGCTGGGACCATCCGGCAGCGGCAAGTCCACCCTGTTGAATATCATCGGCGGCATTGACAATGCGGACAGCGGCTATATTTCCATCAATGGGGAAAAGACCGCAGAGATGAACGAAAAAGCGCTGACCCTGTACCGCCGGAAGCATCTGGGGTACATTTTTCAGATGTACAACCTGATTCCCAATCTGAATATCAAAGAAAATGTGGAGGTAGGGGCATACCTCAGCGACAATCCACTGGATGTGGATGAGTTGCTCAAGACTTTGGGACTGTATGAGCATCGGCACAAGCTGCCCAATCAGTTGTCCGGCGGGCAGCAGCAGCGTACCGCCATCGGCAGAGCCATTGTAAAGAATCCGGATATTCTGCTGTGTGATGAGCCGACCGGTGCATTGGATTACAGCACCTCCAAGGAGATTCTGAAGCTGATCGAAGAGGTGAACCGGAAATTCGGCAATACGGTGATCATGGTGACGCACAATGACGCCATTAAGCTGATGGCGGATCGGGTGGTCAAGCTGCGGGATGGCATGATCCGGAAGAATTACCTGAACGAGCACCGGACAAGTGCGGCAGAGCTAGAATGGTAAGGAGGGAGTTTGATGAAAAATCCTCTGAACAAGCGGCTGCCCCGGGAGCTGAAAAGCGAGATTGGCAAGTACCTTGTGCTGTTTCTGTTCCTGGCGGGTATGATTTCCATTGTGTCCGGCTTTCTGGTTGCCAACCGGAGCATGATCATTACCTACGATGAAAGCTTTGACAAATACAACATTGAGGATGGCAACTTTGAGCTGTATGCCCAGGCAAATGATGCGCTGCTGGAGCGGTTGAACGGGGAGAAGCTGACGGTGTACCCGAATTTCTACCTGGAGCGTGAAACCGCCCAGGTGGACAGCACCCTGCGGATCTTTGTCAATCGGGAACAGGTGGATAAGGTTTGCCTGATGGAGGGTGCATTGCCGGAGCGGACGAATGAGATCGCCATTGACCGGATGTATGCGGACAACAACAGCCTGTCCGTGGGGGATACGCTGACGGTGGGGGAGAAGTCCCTGCGTATTACCGGACTGGTTGCCCTGTCGGATTACAGCGCTCTGTATGCCAGCCCCTCGGACATGATGTTCGACTCCATCAAATTTGGCGTGGCGATCATGACCCAGGAGGGCTTTGACAGCATGGGGGATGCCCATTTCCACTACAGCTACGCCTGGATCTATGACGATCCTCCGGCGGACGACTCCCAGGCAAAGGAAATGTCCGAAGCCTTTCTGAAGACGCTGGCAGCGGATGCAGCGGCGGAGCAGAATGCAGTCACCGGCTTTATCCCCGCCTACAGCAACCAGGCGATCATCTTCACCGGTTCAGATCTGAAGGGGGACAATACCATGATCACCGTGTTCCTGTATGTGGTGATCCTCATCATTGCCTTTGTCTTTGCTATCACTGCCAGCAACACCATTTCCAAGGAAGCCAACGTGATTGGTACCCTCCGGGCGTCCGGCTACACAAGGGGCGAGCTGGTGCGGCATTACATGACCATGCCCATGCTGGTGATGCTGGTGGCAGCCATTGTGGGAAATGTGCTGGGGTATACCCTGCTCAAGCAATACATGGCGGATATGTATTACGGCAGTTACAGCTTGCCCACCTATGTGACCCACTGGAATGGGGACGCTTTTGTCAAGACCACAGTGGTGCCCCTGATCCTTATGTTCTGCATCAATCTGCTGGTGCTGGTGAACAAAATGAGCCTTTCGCCGCTGAAATTCCTGCGGCGGGATCTGAAACGCCGGCAGAAGAAAAAGGCATTCAAGCTGAATACGAAAATCGGCATTCTCAAGCGGTTCCGGCTGCGTGTGATCTTCCAGAACATGCCCAACTATGTGACGATCATCATCGGCGTACTGTTCGCCAATTTCCTGCTGCTGTTCGGGTTCATGTTCGGCCCCCTGCTGGATCACTACCAGGAGGAGATCACCAGCAATCTAATCTGTCAGTATCAGTATG from the Ruminococcus champanellensis 18P13 = JCM 17042 genome contains:
- a CDS encoding ABC transporter permease, which produces MKNPLNKRLPRELKSEIGKYLVLFLFLAGMISIVSGFLVANRSMIITYDESFDKYNIEDGNFELYAQANDALLERLNGEKLTVYPNFYLERETAQVDSTLRIFVNREQVDKVCLMEGALPERTNEIAIDRMYADNNSLSVGDTLTVGEKSLRITGLVALSDYSALYASPSDMMFDSIKFGVAIMTQEGFDSMGDAHFHYSYAWIYDDPPADDSQAKEMSEAFLKTLAADAAAEQNAVTGFIPAYSNQAIIFTGSDLKGDNTMITVFLYVVILIIAFVFAITASNTISKEANVIGTLRASGYTRGELVRHYMTMPMLVMLVAAIVGNVLGYTLLKQYMADMYYGSYSLPTYVTHWNGDAFVKTTVVPLILMFCINLLVLVNKMSLSPLKFLRRDLKRRQKKKAFKLNTKIGILKRFRLRVIFQNMPNYVTIIIGVLFANFLLLFGFMFGPLLDHYQEEITSNLICQYQYVLKAPQETNTPGAEKYSVASLKTVDDKRKSEDVTAYGVVPDSAYLDLNFDGGVVISNAYAEKFGLSAGDTLRVKEAYGDKEYSFPIKGVYYYPAGIAVFMEQSAFHSTFDQSADAFNGYFSNQKITDIEDLYVATTITVDDMTKTSRQLKQSMGNMMVLFLVFGVAMFMLIVYLLSKIILEKNAQSISMTKILGYSNREINSLYITTTSLVVISSMLLTIPLCAYLMKTVCVYIFSDYSGWFAYYVPLTVYVKMFLLGVCSYLAVAYLQTRSIKGVPLGEALKNVE
- a CDS encoding DUF3793 family protein, with protein sequence MSKQECRQFEQKLAYHTAPSLLGIKCANLVSLRLDQFDVAGQSARFNRKAVSRGLKIRLMCRCQRCMLVLVYNEKLLSASLADPCRRRILARYGYAPEPDLQRDLDRLAQRMGQAVEFPHEIGIFLGYPTEDVEGFIAHKGEHYKLCGSWKVYGDPEQAQRSFRNYERCRKFLCNKLNQGVDIYRALKIS
- a CDS encoding flavodoxin; the encoded protein is MKTAVIYWSGTGNTEQMAMAVAEGAGADLFKVSEFTGKIADYDRIALGCPAMGAEELEETEFEPFFASIEGELSGKTVGLFGSYGWGDGEWMRSWVDRATGAGATVLDGEGLMANEAPSDEDLEKCKAFGARLAQ
- a CDS encoding ABC transporter ATP-binding protein, producing MFLEIRGIKKHFGEGESRVEVLKGIDLEIAKGEICVLLGPSGSGKSTLLNIIGGIDNADSGYISINGEKTAEMNEKALTLYRRKHLGYIFQMYNLIPNLNIKENVEVGAYLSDNPLDVDELLKTLGLYEHRHKLPNQLSGGQQQRTAIGRAIVKNPDILLCDEPTGALDYSTSKEILKLIEEVNRKFGNTVIMVTHNDAIKLMADRVVKLRDGMIRKNYLNEHRTSAAELEW